TGCCCATTTTCCGGAGACCAACCATTTTCAGCCAGCTCCAGGACCGCGACGACCATCGAGGCCACGCTCGCCTTTGCGTCAACCGCACCGCGGCCGAACAGGTATCCGTCAGCGAGCGTCGGTTCGAAGGGCTCGAACGGATGATCGGCGGACGGCGGGACCACATCCAGATGGGAGTTGAGCAGCAGTCGATCAGACCCCTCACCAAGAGCGAAGTACAGATTGTCGCGATGTCGCCGCACCGCGAGTCCGCGCTCCGCGATATAGTCTTCCAGAAAATCTGCAATCGGTCCCTCCTGATGGCTCAACGAAGGAAATCGAATAAGGTCGATGAGCAGCCGCAGTGCCTGATGTTGTGGTGACGAGTCTGTCATTGCGGGTCCACGATGCGCGTGGCGGTTGCACGGGTCAGAAGGTCGTCCGGTGCAACGATCCACACCTCCGGTATGCCGACCTTGAGCGCTTCGAGTGCGACATGCAGTTTCACTTGCATCCCGCCCGAGATCCATCCGTCGGCAAGCCCGGATGCGTACACCGAGCGGTCGCACGCGCCGAGAATAGAAGCCGGATCGTCGGCGTGTCGTCGAAGCCCGCCCGTCTCGGTAACCATCAAGAGCGATCGTGCATTCGTGTGCTCTGCGATTGCGCTGGCGACGGTGTCGGCGTTGACATTGTAAAGTCGTCCCAGATTGTCCACGCAGATGGGCGCCAGGATGGGGAGATAGGCGTCGTCCAGCAGTTTGAGCAACAGGCCGGGTTGTACCTCGACGATATCACCGACGAGCCCGAAGTCGATTTCGTGACCGTCGATCACCCACGGCGGCCTCCGTTCGACGACCACCATTCCGGCATCTGCGCCGCAGAGCCCGACGGGTCGCAGTCCGTGAGCAATCGCCTGACCGACAAGTCGCGTATTGAGCGATCCACGCGTCACCCATTGCATGATTTCGAGATCGATCTCAGTCGTCACGCGCCGCCCCCGTACGATGCGGGGTTCGTGGCCGATCATGCGTGCAACACGCGTAGCCTCTGGACCGCCGCCGTGGACAATAATCACGCGACGCGTGCGCATCATCTCGGCAACGCCGTCCCAGAACGTGTCGAGCGGCTGACTGAGGATCGCTCCGCCGATTTTGATGACAACCACGCCATCACCGTGAGATTCGTCGCCACTCGACATATCACTACCGTGCATTGTGATCCAGATCCCAGATCATTTCCAGAATGGCCTTCTGCGCGTGCAACCGAAACTCGGCCTGGAGCAAATGAATCGCGTCGTGGCCGTCGAGGACCGCGTCATCTACGACGACGTTGCGGCGGACCGGAAGACAATGCATGAATGCAGCGCGATTCGTCCGGCGCATCGCATCGGCAGTGGTTCGCCACTCGGTCAGTCCCCGGCGTCGCTCCGCCTCGACGTCAGCGTTCACATACACACCGGAGCCGGCCCACCCCTTCGCATAGACCACATCGGCGCCCTCGAAGGCTGCCAGACGATCCGTCGACTCCTGGAGAGAACCGCCGCTCGAGGCCGCTGCGTCACCGGCCATACTCATGACGGAGGGATCCAGCGCATACCCCTCGGGTCGGGCTATCGTGATGTGCATGCCCAACCGGGCCGCCATCATCACGGCAGAGTTCGGGACGGCCATCGGCAGGGCTTTCGGGTGGTAGCTCCACGCAAGCACAAGCTTCTTTCCAGCGGTATGACCTTCGAAATGCGACGAGATTGTCGCCGCGTCTGCAAGCTCCTGACACGGATGCCAGAACGCGGATTCGAGGTTCACAACCGGGACGTCAGCGCCCGCCGCAAACCGTTCAATTAGCCGGTCCGACCTGTCCTGTTCGAGGTTCGACAGCGAAGCGAACAGCCGCACACCGATTGCATCGTAGTAGCGCGAAAGTACACCCGCCGCCTCGCGGACGTGCTCGGCCTCAGCCCCATCCATCACGGCGCCGTCCTCGAACGACAGACCCCACACACCGCTGCCCGGGGTGACCGTGGAGACGTGCGCGCCAAGTTGCGCCGCCGCCACCTCCATCGATGTTCTTGTCCGGAGTGAAGAGTTGAAAAACATCAGACAGATGCCCCGGCCGCTCGCGACCGTGGAGGTCACACGTCCCATCCTCTTGTGATCCAGTGCCGCACTCAGCGCACGATCCCAGTCTTCCCGCGGCAACAGATGCCAGCCCAACAGGTCCTTGCTCATGCTTGTCTCGTTTCCTCTATCCCAGCAATCACTTTCCTGAAGATGGTAAAGAACTCCTCCAGTACGTCCACCGGCGTGTTGAGCGGAGGCATCAAGCGAATCGTGTACTCGTCACCCGAACCGCCGACAAGCACGCCGCTTCCGCGCAAGGCGCGAACAACATCCGAAGCCGGCACGCCAAGTTCCACGCCGATGAGGCAACCTCGTCCGCGAACCGATCTGACATGCGGAGACAGCTCTTCTTTGATCCGATCGAACACCGTGCGCGCCCGACCCATCAGTCCCTCGCGCACGATAGTTCCGACGGTCGCTTCCAGCGCGGCCATGGCAATCATTCCACCGCCAAACGTGGTACCCTGATCACCCGGCTTTACCGTATCCGCTATCGCACTGCTGGCAAGAACTGCTCCGACCGGAATCCCTGATGCCAGGCTCTTCGCCATCGTAATCAGATCAGGTTCAACACCGAACTGCTCGGAGATCGAGAACGTACCCGTGCGTCCGACGCCGGTCTGAATCTCATCGAAGATGAGTGCCACGCCAAAAGTGCTGCAGAGTGTGCGCACTTCGCCCAGGAACTCGGACGTCGCCTCGATGACACCTGCCATGCTCTGTATCGGTTCGACGATCACCGCGGCGATGTCCCCGGCACGCTCGACCAGGCCGCGCACCAGGTCGATATCGTTGAGAGGCACAAAATGAGTCGGTGGCAACACACCCGCGTACGGTTCTCTGTATTTAGGATTCCAGGTGGTGGCGAGCGAACCCAGGGTTCGCCCGTGAAAGGCGCCCTGGAACGAAATCACGCCGCGGCGACCCGTAAACGTGCGCGCCAATTTGAGGGCCGTCTCGTTGGCCTCCGTCCCGGAATTGCAGAAGAACACCCGATCGACGCCCGGAGGACTCACCTTTCGCATCAGGTCTGCAGCCCGCGCGCGCACCGGACTGTACACGACGTTCGAGTAGAAAATGAGCTGGCGCACCTGCTCCGAAACCGCCTGCACGACGGACTCCGGGCAGTGCCCGAGCGGTGTGACGCAGTGGCCACCGTAGAAATCGATGTACCGGTTGCCGTCCGCATCCCAGATGTAGCAGCCTTCGCCACGAACGGCGGCAAGCGGATACTTCGAGTACGTGGGCATCTGAACCGCGTCCTCGAGCTGTATGATCTGCGACGTCTTCATGCGGGGATCAACCGTAATCAGGATGATGGAACGGTGACGCCGCCGGCAGCGAGAAGACCCCGGGTCTCTGGAATGCCCATGATCAGATTCATGTTCTGGACAGCCTGAGATGCCGCGCCTTTCAAGAGGTTGTCGATCGCAAAACCTACAACAAGTCGACGACCGTTCACGATCCAGCCGATGTCGCAGAATGGCGTGTTGACGCTGTAGCGCAGCTCCGGAAGTTGACCCGGCCACAATCTCACAAGCTCGCGATTTCCATACGCGGAATCGAACCAGGCGGGAACCGCCGCCTCGGTATCGGGATCCGGAAGCATAACCTGAGCCGTTCCCCAGATACCGCGAGTCCAGGGACCGGACACCGGGACAAACGACAGATCGACGTTGGGGCCAAGCGTCTGCTCGATCTCCGGCTGGTGCTGGTGTGCGAACACCTTGTAGGCACGCACGTTGCCGTCCCGGGTCGGAAAGTGGGTCGTAGGTTTGGGCTGTGCACCTGAACCCGAAGCGCCGGTCAGGGCCGTCACGCGCACCTCGACAGACTTGAGATTAGTGGTCAACGGCCACAGAGCGAGCGTGATCGCAGTCGCAAAACATCCCGGATTGGCGATGAACCTGGTCCCGGTCGGGTACGGGCCCGCGACTTCCGGAAGTCCGTAAACGAACTGCTCTAACAAAGTGGTCTCGGTGTGCTCGAAGTTGAACAACTTTGGATACATGGTTGCATCCTGAAACCGGAAATCGGCGCTCAAGTCGATGATCCGCCCTTCAAAACCGCTTGCCAGCAGCGCAGCGACGGCGCTCATACCCTGCCCGTGTTCCGCGGCCGCAAACACGACGTCGACTCCGGAGAGATCGGCGTCCTCGGGTGAAGTGAACAAGAGGTCTGTCGTTCCGCGAACGGCCGGGTGCGAAGCCCAGAGCGGTTTGCCCGCAAACGCACGACTGGTGACAATCGACAGCGTGACGTCCGGATGGCTGAGCAGCAGCCGGATCAACTCGCCGCCCGTGTACCCCGCTCCGTGCAATATGCCGACTTTCGTATTCATCGATTCCAATTCAATGTGCGACACTAATTGGCCACTTCCTCACCGCGGGTGCCGGCCATCCCCGGACGATCCGGACTCTCGCCGAAGATCTCGGCCAGTCGATCGTTCAATGCGGTCGCATTCTGCATCGCATTGATCGCTGTGATCCCGAGAACCTGTTCGATGTACTGCTTGCCGACGGCGTTGTCCGTGACCGGGCCCGTGACAATGTGCAGTTTGGCGTCATATCGCAGGCGAAACTGCTGATCCGCCGACCATACGCCCGCCAGATCCGTTGCAGCGACAATATTCGCGTGCACGTGCTTCTGCAGTTCCTTGTCCAGCAGCAGTTCATCGACCCCGTAATATCCGATGAAGCCATCGCCCAGTTCGAGCACTATCACATCCGGCTTGAATTCGTCGTTCAAGTACTTGATGAGTCCTTTCGCGAACGGCGCCATCTGCTTGTTCGTCGAGGCGACGACTCCAAGGTCAGAGAACGATGCGACGCCCACGGCTCCTCGCTCAGACATGTTACGAACGTCTCGCTGGAGCGCCGCGCCGGTCGCCTTGCCCGCCGCCACCCGGAACCCTCTCGCCGTCAGGCCGCTGACGATTTCGCACGCGGCAAGTGTCTTGCCCGTGTTCATGGACGTTCCACTCACCAGCACGATGGGAGCGGAGTGATTCAGAGAGTACACCGGCGGCAGCGAATAGTCCTGGATGCGAGCATGATGCTTTTTGCCGTCGTGCTCCACGAGTGCCGCTCCGAGCACCTCGACGTGAAGTGCCGGCCCGAGGTCCGGGTGATCTGACGTGCACTCGCCGATGATTCCACCCATGTTCAGCACGTTGAGTACGTCGCCAACGCGAATCCGGTACGGGAGGCGGCCGCTATACCCTTTGAGTGCCTGTCGCTCGCCGAGCACACCGATCAGAACATCACCTTTCGAGATGGTCTCGAACGTGCCATCAACGCATTCGAGCTGATTGTAGACCTCTTTGTGATCAAGCGCGCGTACAGCAACACAATAGCCCTCGGCCGATACGATATATGGTGAGCAGTGCGCGACGTTCGTGAGGCCACACCGACGAGTGCTCGACGCTATGTGATCCACCTTCTGCTCAAAGACGTTTTCTAACATCGTCGGATAATCTTTGTGTTGACTAACGGGTGGAAGCGCCGTCGGCGGCCGATGCACGAACTCTCGACGCCAGATACGCCTGAACTCCGACGATACGACTGAATCCTTCAGCATCCCGGCCATCCCACAGCGCGTTCGTCTCGCCGTAGGTGGCAATCGATCGATCAAACAGAGAGTATGGACTCTTGCATCCCTCGATGTTCACCCGCCCCTGCCGAAGCCTGAGGGTCACGTCGCCTGATACGACCGACTGCGACGAATCGATGAGTGCCTCGATGTCTCGCATCACTGGATCGAAGTACTGGGCCTCGTGAAGCATCATTCCGTAGAAGTCGGCCAGTTGATCCTTCTGGTAACGCTGCCATTTTGTGAGCACGATCTTCTCCAGCTCCCGATGTGCCGGGATCAGAACGGCAGCAGCCGGCGCTTCGAATCCGACTCGGCCCTTGATGCCGAGAATCGTGTCGCCCACGTGGATGTCCCGCCCCACTCCGTGACGGCCGCCGATCTCGTTCAGCTTCTCGATAAGAGCAACAGCGTCCATCGCTGCCCCATTCATTGCGATCGGGATTCCCTGATCGAAAGAAATCATCAGTGTGTGTCCATCGTCGGGCGCGTCCGCCGGAGACACGGTTCCCGGATACGCGTCATCCGGCAATGGTATTTCAGTTGTAAGCGTCTCGCCTCCGCCGATGGTCGTCCCCCACAATCCTTCATTGATCGAATAGGCGGTCGTCTTCGTCGGAACATCGAACCCGCGCTCCAACAGGTAGGCCGTCGTCTCCTCCCGACTGAGTCCGTGATCCCGGATGGGCGCCAGCACTTCGAGGCCGTCAGCGAGGATGCGAACAGCCACATCGAAACGCACCTGATCGTTTCCGGCACCCGTTGAACCGTGCGCAATACGGGTCGCTCCAACCTGCCGTGCACAGGCAACAACGTGACGGGCCTGTACGACTCTCTCCGGACCCACGCAAAGCGGATAGACACTTCCCCGGAGAACGTTGCCCTTGATCAGGTAACTCAGATGATCGCGAAAAAGGTCGGCGCGGCCATCGAGCGTTTCGTGATGCGACGCGCCGAGCTCAGCCGACCGCTCGCGTAGCACGCCTTCATCTTCGGCTGTTACGCCGCCTGTGTTGACCGTGACCGTTATCACATCTTCGCCAAGGGATTCCTTGAGAAACGGGACACAAAACGAGGTGTCGAGTCCACCGCTGAATGCCAGAATGAGAGACATGAGAATTTGGACTAGAAAGAAAAAGGCACTGACCGGATGGATCAGCGCCTCAGATAGTTCGAATCAGGGTTTGGGGCCGCTACGAACCTTCCAGGTACACGATGTCCATCCGGTCGGACAAAAAAGATCGTCGACGTCGCCGCAGCGAGCGTCGAATCACCCTGGAAGTATGACTATGCGGTGCCTGCATGGCTAAATAGATACGGTGACGTGCCGTCCGGATCAAGTCTCGCTACCAAAAACGCCGCCGCATGTGCGTTACCTAACAGCCGGAAGCGCTTTTTCGGTGCATGACCGCCGGCGGCGTTTTGTGAAAACTCTGTCGTCATGAATCTGATGGCGACTCAGGTCGAGATCGATGTGCGCGACCCGTCGTCAGTCTCGCGAAAGTAGATCGGCCAGCCGAACACGGACATCGTCCAGATGAAGCCGCGTCATATCGTCTTCGGCGCGGCCCGCGGCCCGCTCCACCTCGCGCTCGATGGCGACGAGCTGCGCCCGAGCAACCGCCGGAATATCAGATCTGGCCAGCAACACATTCTCCGCTCTGTCGACATCCTTCTCGCCTTCCGAACCGGCACGAACGAACACGCCCAGCCTTTCGATGTACGCCCTCTGCAGTCGGCGACGATATCCGTCAATCGCCGGTCGTCTAGCTTCGAGCTCGGACCAGACACCGCGGCGTACCTCGACCATAAACTCGTCCAGCGGGTAGGCGCGCCGCGAATCCAGGATTTCCGCCTCCGCGAGACGACCGAGTCTTCCTTCGGCGAGCAGGCTGTTCAGAAGACTGACCTGAAGCTGGCTGATACGAACAACTGTACCGTCATCATCGATCCGACTGAGTATCTGTCGATCCTGCAGCCACGTCGGCGTCCGAAACACATTCTCAATCAGAAAACGAACAGCCGCCTGCTGCTTCGCACGGGGGACCACTTCGAAGACCGGACCGGGTTGATCGGCCGTCTTCGTCGTCATGTACACGCCCCCGACCGCCGCCTGCACATGCCGCATGTATCGACTCCATGCCGACAGCAATTCCGAATACAACTCGGCCAGATCGTCGTATCCCCTTCCCGGCCGTGCGGTCCAGCTGATCAGGCGAGCGACGACCCGCTTGAGATTTGCCACCGCGTATGTGCCTGCCGCAACGGGGTCATCTCCGATATCCTCCGTCTGGGTCCGCGGATCCACGGGATCCGATCCCTGAGAGGGCGCGAAGCGGTACATCGGATCCCCGGCTCTCGCTCGGATCCACTCCTTCAGCACGGCCTCCTCTGCCTCGGAATCCAGACCCGGCAGCAACCGGTAGCCCCACTCGACCGCGTAGTGATCGTACGGCCCGATCTTCCGAACAAACCGCGTAACGTTGTCACCCGGTTGCGCGATGTAGTTCTGGCGGGCGTAGTCCATGATGCTCGGGGCCACGCCGTAACGGCTTGTGAACGTCGGCGAGCGCAGGGAATCGACAGGAAATGACGAACTGGCTGTCATGTTGTGCGGGAATCCAAGTGCATGCCCCACCTCGTGCGCGATCACCTGTCGAAGGGTTTCGCCTATCAGTTCATCCGGCTGCGTAAGGGAGCGAGCACCGGGGTTCGCTGCACCGGTCTCTACCATCAGTCGGTTGCGGTACGATCGAAGGTGGTTATGAAACCAGATGATGTCGCTCTCGATGATTTCTCCGGACCGTGGGTCCACCACACGCGGCCCGATCGCATTTCTCGTCGTACTGGCCGCGTAACGAACCGTGGAGAAGCGCACGTCCTCTGCGTCGAAGTCGGCAATGGACGACGGATCTCTTGCGACGATGGCGTTCCTGAATCCGGCGGACTCGAATGCGGTCTGCCAGTCCTCGATCCCGGCGCGAACGAATGGCCGCCACCGATCGGGCGTGGCCGGGTCGACGTAGAATGTGATGGGTTTCACGGGCTCGACGATCTCGCCGCGGGCGTACGCCTCCGGATCCGTCGGTACGAGTGGCCACCGCTGTATGTACCGCCGCGTGTCCGCCGCCAGCTCGTCCGATCCGTAGTCGACCTGTTGGACGGTCAGATAGCCGACGCGCGGATCCGCTGTTCTTGGCCGCATCGTCACGGTGGGCAACAGAACCATTGACTGGAACATCTGCATCGAGATGGTGCCTGCATTCGTGTCGGACGGAGGCTCCTTGGCCGCAAAGGTCAGGGTGTGGCGAACGTTCACATTGAGCGGAAAGCTGGAGACCGAATCGACAAACGTTCGGTCGCTGTCGAGAGTGCTGACCTTGAAGCGGGTCCGCCTCGCCTGCGACAGCCCGCTGATCGCCGGTACATCCGTCTCGAAGAGATCGTTGACTTTGACAACCAGAGACCCGGTCTCCGGATGAGTCGTCTCGACGCTGAAGGCCATCAAGATCGGTTCAAAGGTAGAGACCTCGACGGATCGCGCGATGGGCAGTGAATCCGCCGCCACACTCGCGTAGGATCTCTTTCGCAACAGCATGCGATCCCCGATTCGCTGCCAGCGGACCACTTGCTCGCCCACCTTGGACCCGCCGACGATGAACGCGCCCAGGTTGGCCGGAGCCTGCGCGATGCGGCTTACCAGGAGCAGATCCCTTTCAACGAGAGAGTCTGGAATCTCAAAGAAGAGATCTTCGCCCACACGATGGACCGCGAAGAGGCCTTTATCCGTGACGGCCTCCTTCGTGATGACCTTGCCGTAGGCTTTTCGGCCGGTGGCCGAGGATGATTCGCCGACAATCGCCGTTCCGGACGAACAGCCTCCGACCAGGATCAGTGAGATTAACAGCGATGGCAGAACAGCTTGTTTCACGTCACGCATGCCTCTTCGTTACCGACACCTGAATGTAAGGTCCATGCGTACAACGACCGAAGGCTTTCTTTGCTTGCCATCGGTGTTGGTCTGCACTATCGTCTATGACACCGGAACGTGCGGATTTCCAAACGCATCATTCACCAGAGCAGCCGAGGCCATGAGTACTTCCAGACGAACCTTTCTCACAAAGGCCGGAGCGGCCGTCGCGGGACTTTCAATCGCTCCACGTGTCGTCGCATCCGCACCTGGCCGTCCGTCTGCAAGTGATCGAATCGGCCTTGGCGTGATCGGTTGCAAGGGTATGGGGTTCTCGAATCTCCAGTCGTTCCTGCGAATTCCGGAAATCGAGTGCAGGGCGCTATGCGACGTCGATCGCAACGTGCTTGACGATCGAGCTTCCGAGGTCGAGAAGATGACGGGCATGGCGCCCGAGTTGTACGGTGACTTCCGCGCCGTCCTGGAGAATCCCGACATCGATGCGGTGATCGTCGCGACGCCGGATCACTGGCACTGCCTGATGATGGCCATGGCGTGCGAGGCCGGCAAGGACGTGTACGTCGAAAAGCCGCTGGCAAACTCGATCGAGGAATGCCATCTGATGGTACGTGCGGCACAGAAGTACAACCGCGTCGTGCAAGTGGGCCAGTGGCAGCGCAGCGGCCAGCACTGGCAGGACGCCATCGATTTTGTGCAGTCGGGCCAGATCGGGAAAGTGCGACTCGTGAAAGCGTGGGCCTATCAGGGTTGGATGAAGTCGATTCCTGTCAAGCCGGATGGTCCGGTTCCTGCCGGCGTCGACTATGACATGTGGCTGGGTCCCGCTCCCAGCCGGCCGTTCAATCCGAACAGATTTCATTTTGATTTCCGCTGGTTCTGGGATTACGCGGGTGGCCTTATGACCGACTGGGGCGTCCATCTCATCGACATGGCCATGCATGGCATGAAGGCGACTGCGCCGCACAGCGTGATCGCGAGTGGCGGCAAGTTTGCCTATCCGGACGATGCCGCGGAAACACCCGACACGCTGCAGGCCGTTTACGAGTTTGACGGATTCTCCATGCTCTGGGAGCATGCCACAGGTATTGATCTTGGCCCGTATGAGAAGACTCACGGCGTCGCCTTCATCGGAAACCTCGGTACTGTCGTGGTGGATCGCGGACGTTGGGAGGTGCTGCCCGAGCCCGGTTGGGAAGATGGCCGGCAGGTCTACAAGATGCGAGCAATGCCGGTCCAGAATCGAAGAGGAGGCGGAGGGCTGGACGAGCATACTCAGAACTTTGTTGACTGCATGAAGAGCCGCGAACAGCCGGCGTGCAACACGGCAATCGGAAGTACGGTGGCTGTGGCGGCCCACATGGGGAACATCGCGTACAAGACAGGCCGCAAGATCTACTGGGACGCTGCCACTGCCTCGTTCAGAAATGACGCGGAAGCCAACGCTTTGATGAAGGCGTCCTATCGAGCACCGTGGAAGCTGCCGGTGCTCTGAGACACATGCGGGACACGAGTTATCGTCACGGTGCAAAAGTGAATAACGCAGGCGCTCACACCCGGCTTCCCGGTTCGATAATGATCGTGTTGATGTTGGTAGCATCCACGGGATGCTCTCCTCTTGTCGGGCAATCGACGGAGTCGCCGGCCACCCCCGGTGCACGCCCGGACGAAGACATGAAACCGGAAGACACGGAAGTCTGGGAGCCGGAGCCGCCGATCGTCACCGCGGGGGAGGACGGAAGTGCCCCATCGGATGCGACCGTTCTTTTCGATGGTACGGATCTGTCGATGTGGGCGTCGTCCGCCGGCGGACCTGCGGAGTGGAGACTAGAAGACGGCGCAATGACCGTCGCTCCAGGTGCCGGCGGCATTGAGACGCGGCAGGCTTTCGGAGATGTTCAGTTACATATCGAGTGGCGAACGCCACAACGGGTCGAAGGAGACGGTCAGGGGCGGGGCAACAGTGGCGTCTTCCTGATGGGCCTGTACGAGGTCCAGGTGCTCGACTCGTACGAGAATCGCACGTACTCCAACGGCCAGGCGGGGGCGATCTACAAGCAGCACATTCCGCTCGTAAACGTCTCGCGTGCTCCGGGCGAATGGCAGTCGTACGACATCGTATTCAGAGCGCCCCGCTTCGACGGGAAGGGACTCGTCGAGAGGCCCGCAGTTTTCACGGTACTCCACAACGCGGTAGTTATACAGGATCACGCCGAGTTGAAAGGCCCGACGATATACCGCGGCCTGCCTGAATATGAGGCGCACTCGGCCCGCCTTCCGCTCATGCTGCAAGATCATGGCAACCCGGTGAGCTACCGGAACATCTGGATTAGAGAACTTCAGCCACAACCCGATGACTAATAGACACCTCTTCCCTTTCGCAATCGCATGCCTGATCGTCGTATGTATTTCGGCGGATGCAAGAGCACAATCATTTGACACGATTCTGCGCGGTGGCACGATGTACGACGGAACCGGTAATCCGGGGTTTGTGGCCGATGTGGCACTTCGCGGAGACAGTATCGCTGCGATCGGAGACCTCCGCTTTGCGTCGGCCACGACGGAGATTGACGCCCGCGGACTCGCCGTCGCTCCCGGATTCATCAACATGCTCAGCTGGGCCGGGCGCTCGCTTATCGAGGACGGGCGGGGCATGAGCGACATCCTTCAGGGCGTGACGCTCGAAGTGATGGGCGAGGGCTGGTCCATGGGTCCGTGGAGCGACCCGATGAAGGCAGATGACGTCGCCTCACAGGGTGACATCAAGTACGACGTTGAATGGACAACGCTGGGCGAGTATCTCGAGCACATGGAGCGTTCCGGCGTGAGTCCGAACATCACATCCTTTGTGGGAGCGACGACTCTCAGAATCCACGAGGTCGGAT
This region of Rhodothermales bacterium genomic DNA includes:
- a CDS encoding DUF1611 domain-containing protein — its product is MLENVFEQKVDHIASSTRRCGLTNVAHCSPYIVSAEGYCVAVRALDHKEVYNQLECVDGTFETISKGDVLIGVLGERQALKGYSGRLPYRIRVGDVLNVLNMGGIIGECTSDHPDLGPALHVEVLGAALVEHDGKKHHARIQDYSLPPVYSLNHSAPIVLVSGTSMNTGKTLAACEIVSGLTARGFRVAAGKATGAALQRDVRNMSERGAVGVASFSDLGVVASTNKQMAPFAKGLIKYLNDEFKPDVIVLELGDGFIGYYGVDELLLDKELQKHVHANIVAATDLAGVWSADQQFRLRYDAKLHIVTGPVTDNAVGKQYIEQVLGITAINAMQNATALNDRLAEIFGESPDRPGMAGTRGEEVAN
- a CDS encoding zinc-dependent metalloprotease, with amino-acid sequence MKQAVLPSLLISLILVGGCSSGTAIVGESSSATGRKAYGKVITKEAVTDKGLFAVHRVGEDLFFEIPDSLVERDLLLVSRIAQAPANLGAFIVGGSKVGEQVVRWQRIGDRMLLRKRSYASVAADSLPIARSVEVSTFEPILMAFSVETTHPETGSLVVKVNDLFETDVPAISGLSQARRTRFKVSTLDSDRTFVDSVSSFPLNVNVRHTLTFAAKEPPSDTNAGTISMQMFQSMVLLPTVTMRPRTADPRVGYLTVQQVDYGSDELAADTRRYIQRWPLVPTDPEAYARGEIVEPVKPITFYVDPATPDRWRPFVRAGIEDWQTAFESAGFRNAIVARDPSSIADFDAEDVRFSTVRYAASTTRNAIGPRVVDPRSGEIIESDIIWFHNHLRSYRNRLMVETGAANPGARSLTQPDELIGETLRQVIAHEVGHALGFPHNMTASSSFPVDSLRSPTFTSRYGVAPSIMDYARQNYIAQPGDNVTRFVRKIGPYDHYAVEWGYRLLPGLDSEAEEAVLKEWIRARAGDPMYRFAPSQGSDPVDPRTQTEDIGDDPVAAGTYAVANLKRVVARLISWTARPGRGYDDLAELYSELLSAWSRYMRHVQAAVGGVYMTTKTADQPGPVFEVVPRAKQQAAVRFLIENVFRTPTWLQDRQILSRIDDDGTVVRISQLQVSLLNSLLAEGRLGRLAEAEILDSRRAYPLDEFMVEVRRGVWSELEARRPAIDGYRRRLQRAYIERLGVFVRAGSEGEKDVDRAENVLLARSDIPAVARAQLVAIEREVERAAGRAEDDMTRLHLDDVRVRLADLLSRD
- a CDS encoding argininosuccinate synthase, with translation MSLILAFSGGLDTSFCVPFLKESLGEDVITVTVNTGGVTAEDEGVLRERSAELGASHHETLDGRADLFRDHLSYLIKGNVLRGSVYPLCVGPERVVQARHVVACARQVGATRIAHGSTGAGNDQVRFDVAVRILADGLEVLAPIRDHGLSREETTAYLLERGFDVPTKTTAYSINEGLWGTTIGGGETLTTEIPLPDDAYPGTVSPADAPDDGHTLMISFDQGIPIAMNGAAMDAVALIEKLNEIGGRHGVGRDIHVGDTILGIKGRVGFEAPAAAVLIPAHRELEKIVLTKWQRYQKDQLADFYGMMLHEAQYFDPVMRDIEALIDSSQSVVSGDVTLRLRQGRVNIEGCKSPYSLFDRSIATYGETNALWDGRDAEGFSRIVGVQAYLASRVRASAADGASTR
- the argC gene encoding N-acetyl-gamma-glutamyl-phosphate reductase, with translation MNTKVGILHGAGYTGGELIRLLLSHPDVTLSIVTSRAFAGKPLWASHPAVRGTTDLLFTSPEDADLSGVDVVFAAAEHGQGMSAVAALLASGFEGRIIDLSADFRFQDATMYPKLFNFEHTETTLLEQFVYGLPEVAGPYPTGTRFIANPGCFATAITLALWPLTTNLKSVEVRVTALTGASGSGAQPKPTTHFPTRDGNVRAYKVFAHQHQPEIEQTLGPNVDLSFVPVSGPWTRGIWGTAQVMLPDPDTEAAVPAWFDSAYGNRELVRLWPGQLPELRYSVNTPFCDIGWIVNGRRLVVGFAIDNLLKGAASQAVQNMNLIMGIPETRGLLAAGGVTVPSS
- the argB gene encoding acetylglutamate kinase, which encodes MSSGDESHGDGVVVIKIGGAILSQPLDTFWDGVAEMMRTRRVIIVHGGGPEATRVARMIGHEPRIVRGRRVTTEIDLEIMQWVTRGSLNTRLVGQAIAHGLRPVGLCGADAGMVVVERRPPWVIDGHEIDFGLVGDIVEVQPGLLLKLLDDAYLPILAPICVDNLGRLYNVNADTVASAIAEHTNARSLLMVTETGGLRRHADDPASILGACDRSVYASGLADGWISGGMQVKLHVALEALKVGIPEVWIVAPDDLLTRATATRIVDPQ
- a CDS encoding N-acetylornithine carbamoyltransferase is translated as MSKDLLGWHLLPREDWDRALSAALDHKRMGRVTSTVASGRGICLMFFNSSLRTRTSMEVAAAQLGAHVSTVTPGSGVWGLSFEDGAVMDGAEAEHVREAAGVLSRYYDAIGVRLFASLSNLEQDRSDRLIERFAAGADVPVVNLESAFWHPCQELADAATISSHFEGHTAGKKLVLAWSYHPKALPMAVPNSAVMMAARLGMHITIARPEGYALDPSVMSMAGDAAASSGGSLQESTDRLAAFEGADVVYAKGWAGSGVYVNADVEAERRRGLTEWRTTADAMRRTNRAAFMHCLPVRRNVVVDDAVLDGHDAIHLLQAEFRLHAQKAILEMIWDLDHNAR
- a CDS encoding aspartate aminotransferase family protein; the protein is MKTSQIIQLEDAVQMPTYSKYPLAAVRGEGCYIWDADGNRYIDFYGGHCVTPLGHCPESVVQAVSEQVRQLIFYSNVVYSPVRARAADLMRKVSPPGVDRVFFCNSGTEANETALKLARTFTGRRGVISFQGAFHGRTLGSLATTWNPKYREPYAGVLPPTHFVPLNDIDLVRGLVERAGDIAAVIVEPIQSMAGVIEATSEFLGEVRTLCSTFGVALIFDEIQTGVGRTGTFSISEQFGVEPDLITMAKSLASGIPVGAVLASSAIADTVKPGDQGTTFGGGMIAMAALEATVGTIVREGLMGRARTVFDRIKEELSPHVRSVRGRGCLIGVELGVPASDVVRALRGSGVLVGGSGDEYTIRLMPPLNTPVDVLEEFFTIFRKVIAGIEETRQA